One Sparus aurata chromosome 5, fSpaAur1.1, whole genome shotgun sequence genomic window carries:
- the pes gene encoding pescadillo, producing the protein MGGLQKKKYERGSATNYITRNKARKKLSLSLPDFRRLCILKGIYPHEPKHKKKVNKGSTAARTFYLLKDIRFLLHEPIVGKFRAYKIFVRKLKRAYGKTEWSAVERLKENKPTYKLDHIIKERYPSFIDALRDIDDALCMSFLFSTFARTGKCHVQTIQLCRRLTVEWMNFVIASRGLRKVFISIKGIYYQAEAMGQLITWLVPYQFSHDHPTDVDYRVMATFTEMYTTLLGFVNFRLYHSLNLLYPPKLDSKSETELKEEDEEDYAMNSESYLEKLSALSASLARVVSSAEEEEAELDQFPTEGEDMEKMETMEKEQKLIEAQKKLFQGLKFFLNREVPRESLAFVIRCFGGEVSWDKSVCIGSMYEATDETITHQIVDRPSIDKQYINRYYIQPQWVYDCVNAKILLPVEDYFLGVTLPPHLSPFVEEKEGDYVPPEKLKIMALQRGEKPAQEQEDEEADEDEDDEEEEEEEEEEDDDNDNEEEEDEEEEAEEKNLKKMEKQKSQGKSLQVKVTPGKMKVEDKTRLDQEEKAEEKRLAIMMMKKKEKYLYDKIMFGKKRKVREANKLAAKRKAHDDAEKSKKKKTRK; encoded by the exons ATGGGGGGTCttcagaagaagaag tATGAGAGGGGCTCTGCCACCAACTACATCACCAGAAACAAAGCCCGCAAGAAGTTATCGCTCAGCCTCCCAGATTTCAG ACGACTGTGCATCCTTAAAGGAATCTACCCTCATGAGCCCAAACACAAGAAGAAGGTTAACAAGGGCTCTACCGCCGCGAGGACCTTCTACCTGCTCAAAGACATCCGCTTTCTGCTGCACGAGCCAATCGTTGGCAAGTTCAGAGCCTACAAG atATTTGTACGCAAACTTAAGAGGGCTTATGGAAAAACAGAGTGGTCTGCTGTGGAGAGACTTAAGGAGAACAAGCCCACCTACAAATTGGACCACATCATCAAAGAAAG GTACCCCTCCTTCATCGATGCCCTCCGTGATATCGACGATGCCCTCTGCATGTCCTTCCTCTTCTCTACCTTCGCCCGTACAGGAAAATGTCACGTTCAGACGATCCAGCTGTGCAGACGCCTCACTGTGGAGTGGATGAACTTTGTGATTGCATCTCGTGGTCTCAGAAAG GTATTTATCTCCATCAAGGGAATATATTACCAAGCTGAGGCGATGGGACAGCTCATTACATGGCTGGTGCCATATCAATTCTCCCATGAT CACCCAACAGATGTCGACTACAGAGTAATGGCGACTTTCACAGAAATGTACACCACTCTGCTGGGGTTCGTCAACTTCAGACTGTACCATTCCCtcaacctgctctacccaccAAAG CTGGACAGTAAATCAGAGACGGAGCTgaaggaagaggatgaggaggactaCGCCATGAATTCAGAAAGCTACTTAGAG AAACTGTCAGCTCTGAGTGCCAGTCTGGCGCGGGTGGTTTCttctgcagaggaagaggaggctgaGCTCGACCAGTTTCCTACTGAGGGG GAGGACATGGAAAAGATGGAGACCATGGAAAAGGAACAAAAGCTAATTGAGGCTCAGAAAAAACTGTTCCAGGGTCTCAAATTCTTCCTCAACAGAGAAGTGCCCAGAGAGTCGCTGGCTTTTGTCATCAG GTGTTTCGGTGGCGAGGTGTCCTGGGACAAATCTGTGTGCATTGGCAGCATGTACGAGGCGACAGATGAGACCATCACACATCAAATCGTTGACAGACCCAGCATTGACAAACAGTACATCAACAG GTACTACATCCAGCCCCAGTGGGTGTATGATTGTGTCAATGCCAAAATCCTCCTGCCCGTGGAGGACTACTTCCTTGGAGTGACTCTGCCGCCTCACCTCTCTCCATTtgtggaggagaaggaaggagacTATGTGCCACCCGAAAAACTGAAGATAATGGCCTTACAACGAGGAGAAAAACCTG CCCAAGaacaggaggatgaggaagcagatgaggatgaagatgacgaagaggaggaggaggaggaggaggaggaagatgatgacaACGACAacgaagaggaagaagatgaggaggaagaggcagaagagAAGAATCTTAAAAAGATGGAGAAGCAAAAATCCCAGGGCAAG TCTCTACAAGTCAAGGTGACTCCTGGCAAAATGAAGGTGGAAGACAAAACACGCTTGGACCAGGAGGAGAAAGCGGAGGAGAAACGTCTCGCcatcatgatgatgaagaaaaaagagaagtaCCTCTACGACAAAATCATGTtcggaaagaagagaaaagtcCGAGAG GCTAACAAGCTGGCTGCCAAGAGGAAAGCCCATGACGATGCTGAGaaatcaaagaagaagaagaccagAAAGTGA